The following proteins are encoded in a genomic region of Candidatus Nitrospira nitrificans:
- a CDS encoding IS3 family transposase, with protein sequence EYIEGFYNRQRRHSTLGYHSPAEYEARAAVA encoded by the coding sequence CGAATACATCGAGGGGTTCTACAATCGGCAGCGTCGGCACTCAACCCTCGGCTATCACTCCCCAGCTGAGTATGAAGCGCGGGCAGCAGTCGCGTAA